The Deltaproteobacteria bacterium genome has a segment encoding these proteins:
- the aroF gene encoding 3-deoxy-7-phosphoheptulonate synthase has translation MVIVMKKYAQEDEVNRVIQWIESVGYQTHPSRGVEQTIIGVVGDDRGKAQLKSVEHLPGVEKIVPILKPYKLASRESRAGDTLIRIGDFEIGGPEFVVMAGPCSIESDEQLMESAYIVKKGGAQILRGGAYKPRTSPYSFQGLEEEGLKLLKKVRDKMGIPVVTEVMNTTEVELVAETSDILQIGTRNVQNFALLKKVGQTRKPVLLKRGMMTTIEELLMSAEYILSAGNDQVILCERGIRTFETATRNTLDLSAIPVLKELTHLPVIVDPSHATGHWKYVLPLSRAAVAVGADGLLIEVHPQPEKALCDGSQSLKPEKFYQLMDELRMLQGFMKRTTGVLQ, from the coding sequence ATGGTGATCGTGATGAAAAAGTATGCCCAAGAAGACGAAGTCAACCGGGTGATTCAATGGATTGAATCAGTAGGCTACCAGACCCATCCTTCCCGGGGTGTGGAACAGACCATCATCGGGGTGGTCGGAGACGACCGGGGGAAGGCCCAATTAAAGTCTGTGGAGCACCTTCCGGGGGTGGAAAAGATTGTGCCGATCCTTAAGCCCTATAAACTGGCCAGCCGGGAGAGCCGGGCCGGGGATACCCTTATCCGGATCGGGGATTTCGAAATCGGAGGTCCGGAATTTGTGGTCATGGCCGGGCCCTGCTCTATCGAAAGTGATGAACAACTGATGGAAAGTGCCTATATCGTAAAAAAAGGGGGTGCCCAAATCTTGAGAGGCGGGGCTTACAAGCCCAGGACCTCTCCCTACAGCTTCCAGGGGTTGGAAGAAGAGGGGCTGAAGCTTTTGAAAAAAGTGCGGGATAAAATGGGCATCCCGGTGGTCACCGAGGTCATGAATACCACCGAGGTTGAACTGGTAGCCGAGACCAGTGATATCCTGCAGATCGGGACCCGCAATGTCCAGAATTTCGCCCTCCTGAAAAAAGTGGGCCAGACCCGAAAACCGGTCCTTTTAAAAAGGGGCATGATGACCACCATTGAAGAGCTGCTGATGTCGGCCGAATACATCCTTTCCGCCGGAAACGATCAGGTCATCCTCTGCGAGCGGGGCATCCGGACCTTTGAAACCGCCACCCGCAACACCCTGGATCTGAGCGCCATCCCGGTTTTAAAGGAACTGACCCACCTTCCGGTTATCGTCGACCCCAGCCATGCCACCGGTCATTGGAAATATGTCCTGCCCTTATCCAGGGCGGCCGTGGCCGTGGGTGCCGATGGGCTGCTGATAGAGGTCCACCCCCAGCCGGAAAAGGCTTTATGCGACGGCTCCCAGTCTCTGAAACCGGAAAAATTTTATCAACTCATGGATGAATTAAGGATGCTGCAGGGGTTCATGAAGAGAACGACCGGGGTTTTACAATGA